The DNA segment tatacacgTTTCACCTGCAATGCCATTAATTTCAGGTACAATGTTAATTTATACTGAACGGTGCTCAGTGACTCTGAAGaaaggtttcattttttttgattaAAGAAAAGGTACCAAAGATTAAGGAAAATTTAGAAAAGGGTGAAGACTCATAAAAAGTGCCATATGGTTGTTTGCGCGTTGCTCGCAAACCCCTCTTCCACAATCTGACTTAAATCAGGTGAGCGGCTCACTTTCTACACGGTGATGGCAATCTTCAATGCACTGCAGTCGCAAAAGTGCAATAATTTATATGagacattcatatttttgtattgaATGAGTAACTCTGAAcaaaggttcctttttgtttatagccaaaatatgtaatataatcttgagttttgtacatttgtaaataaaaatgctttgttattgttgtgtattttacactataataaaatacaatgtatTTGAAATAAGAAAACCACAATGGCCTTCGTGCTGCACCGCGTCTACGTTGTCACCTCACTGAAAACCAAACAAGAAAACATCATTGATTTCCCCCGGTAGTGAAATGGAGAAGGACATTTAAATGGCAGCAATATCTCACAGTCGATACGCGACACACgatcccaccccctcccccctgataATAGCCGCAGGAAAACTCGCCCAATAATGGCGTTAAAAAGCTCTTTTAAAAGCACTCCTACAATGTCCTGTTTCCGTGGGGTTCTCTTTCCACCCGTCACTGGGAAGAATGGGGAGGACAAACGAGGTCCTGGATGACGTTCAGCGGTGACACCAAATCTCACCGCCACTCGAGGTCCCTACGAAGATGCTGCTGTGAAGTTGTTGATTCATCTCTGATGTAAGTGTCCAGCATCGCTAGAGTTACTTTACTTGATGTTCTGAGGTTAGAAGGATGAAATCCTCCAAAGGAGCCGGCTGAAAGGGGACGTTAGCGCTGTAcaaatgttgtgtgtttgttacaagaaaaaagattttttccCCTAAGTACAGTACATAGTGATATAGTGAAAGCGTTGCCGTTATATTATACTATGAGTAACCGACGTGAAGATGTCACTTTTATAGGTATACTTAAAAGTGATGAAAGATCATTTCAAACTTATTTATTAAAGAAATAAtgttataaatgttaataaatatATGTTATGTCCATATAATTCTGCATTACAGCGAGGCCACATAACACGTCTTAAACTAAATATTTATTCCAGCTGTATATAAAGTTGCCTTTTAAATGAATCACTTGAACTTCCCGTTAATATAAATGCGGTTCATATGTTGCTGTACTTGTATTCTACACACATATTGTAGGCATGTTGCGGTCTACGTTGCCCCCTGTAGGTCAATTCAGTTTTATGACACCGGGGCTCTTGTCCTGCAGCTTTTATTCCTAAATTGAGCATTATGGGGccactttttatgtttttaaaaataattcccTAACAAGCCTGATGTATGGCGACCGATAAAGTTCAAAAGAAAAGGTCAATTCAGTTTTTTGAAGTCATGCTTAAATTGAAAAAGAACAGCAGCaaacacgttttattttttcaaaaagaaaaaaaaaaaagtatgagtGCATGAATACTGTCAGATCCATCCTGAACAAACCTCACTTAAAATGTGACATACTGCAAACCATAATCATCAGCTAAAGTTTAAGAAAATCAAAAGCACACAGGTCATTTCTGATGCAAAGTTATAGTACTTTAATTGTTCCTCCATTTCGAACTGATCACAAATAAGAGCTGATAATCATCCAGTGTTAAGAAAGGTAAATGTGGAAGTAGTGAGTATATctgttgtttcttcttttggAAATGTGAAAGGCTTGTTGTACACATATTTAGCAAATCAAATAGTAGGGGAAGGAAAAAAGAGAACTTAATCATCGTCAAAGTTCTGTTGTAAAAGGAAGTTGGCGGCCAAGTTCTCGTTCTTCTCACATGCAAAGTAGGCTTGGATAACGAGGCCCTCTGGGAATCCTAAAGCTTTTAGCTGGAATTGGGGAGAAGACAATTGCAAATTAGCCAAACAAAGCTTAAATAAGCAAATTATATTTCCTGCTTTGTGTTCAACGTGGAAGACACAAATCAAAGTGACTATTTGGGCTTCAGCGTCACAGTTGTGGATCGTACTCCAGGACTTGTGGGTGAAGGAGTGAACTCTAGGCTGAGAGGACAAAAGATAGTGACAGTGTGGtgctcccctcctcaccctctcaaTGGCCTCCTTCTCCTGTGGCGTGACCTGGATGTAGCTCATGTGACTCCCGCCGGGTGTGTCGCCTGCTACCACCCCTCCGACTCCTCccactccacctccacctccaccacctgccgGCACTGCCTCTGGATTGGGTTCATTCAGCATCTGGATGAACTGCTCCTGGTGGCTGCTAATCTCCTGCAGGAGTGAATTCATGTTTTAGCCTCTGAATGTGTTACAACAAACTGTattacactgaaaaaaaacatttctttcctATGCAGTTTGAGGACTCACAGGAGAGCGCTTTAAAatgagtaataaaaaaaaaagcatgaccTTTTAGTCATTATTGATCAAACGCCAACACGCTGGATCCTCCAAATTCCCCAAATCCCTCAATGCAACTCAACACCGGCCTCCTAAAccgccctcccacccccccacccctctaaGTGATTTGAAAGCTTAAACCATGAACTCATCCAGTGGGAACTGCGTGGACGGCCTTCcccacctgcagcagctccggGTTTTCCCTGCCGATCTCCTGCAGCAGGGCGGGAAGCAGGGCGGCATTCTGCTGGATCAGCTGCCGCATCACGTGGAACTGTGGCTGGTTTCTTAGGAAACTGAGGGGGTTTCCTGAAAGGACAACAAGTTTAAGCACTGACAgacagataaataaatgaaataaaccggTTAGCATGGGTCACTTACCTCCCCCAGCACTCGGGGAGGAGCCGATGTTGGCGGGAAGACTGATACCACCTATGGGTGCAGACTGGACACTCACTGGAGGCACCACTGCCTCTGGTCCGGCAGCAAGGCCTACATCTCTGCCTGGAATACCCTGAAAATAAAGCAAGAATTAACTCAAATTTGTAAATTACATTATGCCACACACACGTTTTAGGATTCAGATTATTCAGTAGGTTACCAGAAGTGGTTATGGGTGAAAGATTTGTATAACGGTGTCATGAACACCGTAAATGTATCATTTAAAATATCCTGACGTGAGCATGGATACTAAGCTCCACAAAGCCCACAAGCCATTTTCTAGTCTTCAGAGGTTCTTACTGAGAGCAGGTACTCCACAGCTCTGTCGGGGTTGTTGAAGCTCGCTCTCAGAGCTGCTACCACCTGCTCCCTTTCGTAGCCCATGAGCATCATTTCGTTCACCATGGCGTCGTACGACGAGCCCGTCActagaggaacacacacacacacacacacacacacacacacacacacacacacacacacacacacacacacacacacacacacacacacacacacacacacacacacacacacacacacacacacacacacacaagaaatgaGGTGGATCACAGATAGTAGAACAGATGCAATACTCCTGCAGGATACTGCTCAAAGGGATTGAGGCAAAGGGTATTGTTGGTCTGACCGATGGGGTCCTATTTATCATATTCTGAATTTATATTTCTGTCCGGTCTACCAATACGCCATGCATCAAGGACAGATGAATAACGTTCACTTACCGAGATTTGAGACGGCCTCGTCAATCAGGTTAGTGTTTGTTGACACCTCGGAGCTTCtgcaagaggaagaaaaacgGGCTTTGGGTGAGGCGAGGTCTGCGCGTCTTTCCTCAATAAGAGCGCTCACCAAaggcagctgacagacaaacaTCCACCCATCTTTACCCGACGGCGGCGGAGGCCGGTTCGGCGGTCGGAGCCCGCCTCTCCTCCGGCTTGTCGTCTGCAGACGCTCGCTCTGACGTGCTGACAGAACTGGACGACGAGGCGggaggcgccgccgctgcagtgCTGGGAGCCGGAGCGGCGGGGGGCGGCTGCGGGGCGGCCGAAGCCGTTTTAGCCTGCGACGGAGGTTTTGTAAACATTAAAACACGAGACTTCTCCGACACCAGCGGGTGGTGGGCGAAATAAGTTTGACAGACGCATCCTGTCGTTCACTGAAAGTCACAAACCTtcgtcaccatgacgaccacaAAGTTCTTCTCATTGATTTTGTATTCCTTGAGAGCCGTGTCATCGCTGAGGACTTTACCTGTGAGGAAACAGAAAGGTGAGTCACGATACCACCGACATTACCCGCCGCGAACACCAAAACAACACGACAGGGACAATAGACGCTTTCATATTTCCTCATTCAATAGAAGGTTGCCGAGTGGTTTATCGCCTGCTTTTATTGCCACATCTGGTTCTCTTTTTCGTAGTTTTTCTTTGAGTGCGTTATGTCTGCAAAGCAACTAAGTAGGTCACATAAAGCCCCACCGTGTGAAGTGCTACACTATGCTAATAGATACACAGAGCCTGTAACGGGTATGCATCCTCCCCTGGTTTTTGTCATGTTTGACTGCCACACAACACAAAGAACAAGGGTAGCATTTGGTTGTTTCCATCCTAATTACTACCCAGTTTTCCCCTTTTGAAAGTCAGATGGCTGCAATGCTGGTTTAAACAGATGAAGGAAGGCATGTCGCAAAACGCTTGCCAGTGATCTGGCTAACATTTTCACTACCCGACCTGTTCTTCGGCATTTTTCTCGCTATAGGCTTTGTGCTATCAGCAGCAGAAGACTGAAACCTTTTGAGGAAACCAGGCCTCGCTCGGCTAAACAGAAACATCACCGCGGGCCTCCAGCAGCTGTTAACCAGCTCTCCAGAAGTGCATTTTTGTAGCTGCATAACATCGGCGAGGGTCCATAATAAAGAGGACAAAATTCATCTAGATAACGTGGACATGTGCATGACAATGCAGCAGCTATAACACAcgattcaaaaaataaatacataacttCTATCAATTTGATGTAAAATGATTGAGAGGGGAACCAAATCAGTTGtaaattaacaaattaaaaactaaaactaaatccAATGTGTATTTCTGATCCCGTTGAAGACCAGTCTGCTTTTCTATTTTCCCGAATAAGCTGCGTATGAACCTTTCATTTTAGATGATAATGAACCTCCGTGTGCAGTTTACTCATTTTTATAGGATGTGTCGCAGTAAATCATTAACCGACGGGACACTATATGTGGTCCCAATTCAGGCTTCAAGTGGCGCTTCCTGATCTGAATGAGGTTCTTGTGGTCCACGTAGAGACCATGATGAGCATCACAAATTAAATGATGAACAGTGTGGTGACTTGCGGAacacaataaacaaacacaatataCGTACCAGCATATATCAGTTTCAGCCCAGCAACTGAAAAGTTGTCCTTTCCTTTCTCCTGTTCAATCTTCTCTTTTAATGTCTTCACCTGTGGGACAAAAATCGGACTTTTTAATCGGTATTGGCGCCACTGTATTGATCAGCCCAAACTAACGTTAAGCTAACAGCATGACTCGGATAATAAAGTTCAAAGTGTGTTTCGTAAAAACTGGAGTTGAGTAGACACATTGCTGAGAAACCACGTGAAATCACAGATTGATTGCATAACCGCGTCGTAttccttaaagaaaaaaacaagctaaTGAAACTAGAAAACAGTGTAACGGTAATTTGTCCCTTAAGTGGGCTCCGGCTAAATGCTGGCAATACAAACTGACGTTACTTTTTCTGACCAGCAAcgttatttaataaataacgcTCATCTTTTTCGAGCCCGTTGTCTAACACTTAACGCTAAATTAACCTGAACACTCTGTTCCTTCTAAAATATATCCGCTGTGCTAACGCATCTGTCGATCGTCTGATTTGAAACGGGCGAAAACAAAAGTCCTCCGTTCCAGGACATACCCAACTCCCACTCCATCCCCTTCCACCAATGCATGGCTGCAACTCTCACCGTCTCCTCTTCGTCGATGTCGATTTTGAACGTCTGCTGTTGTAAGGTTTTCAAAGTTATCTGCATtttgtcgttttttttaatatgtattcctcaGGGACCAGTTTTAAACGATGTAGGTCGGAAGTAAGACTCTTGTCTGTTTTTGTTGGCTCATTACAAACTGTCAGCCGCCATGACTTTTcacctttcttcttctgtgtgagGAATTTAAACTACAGTATCTAAGCTACAGCGCCCCACCGGTCGGCCCTGGAACTGCAACACAAAATGACCGACGGCTGTGGCAGTTTAGTTGGTAGAATTCTCATCATATCCTTCACATAAACGAGTTGCTAACGCTTTATTTAAAATAGGTGTACGCTAAGGAAAAGTCCTGCTTTCAACTGATTGTTGTCAAGTGATTATCACATGAATGTACAAATGTCCAAAGTAAAAGTAACGTCCGCTCTCTTAAGTGTTttacaattaaaatataattttttggGATCAACAATATTGGTCTAttaacatacaaacaacaaatattATAGTTACATGGAGACAATTAGCGGCTTCATACACTTGTTTAATATTACAATAGGTGTTTCCTATTAACTATACTACCTGCAGTATTTCAAGTGCATTTCcatttgaataaataagaataaagacaaaatacattcaACACTACAAAACTATTAGCCAATCTAAGTATTGTATTATTAAACAACAGCGTTGATAATTCCATCCTAACCAGTCCCTCATGAGTTTACTTCTTAAAAGCATTTTATGGGCAGTATTTCTTAAGACACAGTGCATGGAGGGTAAATTAGTTGAGTAGAATAGAGAAAGATACGGTAATAGAGAACAATGCTATTTTACCTCTCAATCTCAATGGCCAATTTGCTGTCTGAAGACTCCTTGACAGATTTTACTTTACTACTTACTTTTAAATTGACATGTGATAAAAAGATGCTTTTCATTTTACCATTtgaatgttgtttgttgttgtgctttgtCGTTATGTTCCTTGCAGAACTGACCGTGGTGGAATAAACATGCTCCCATTAGCGAACTTGCGTTCAAAATCCCAGGTCTCATCAAGCACGGAGGAATTTCAGTATCATCCATCCAGCGCTCAGCATCCAGAGGCTTTATTATCGAGCTCTACCTCACATGCTGCACCGCTCACAAGCTGACTGAGAGGACTGTTAAGTGCCAGAAACAATATGCTGCATGGAGCTCAATGGCGTCTCTTCCCCGCGCCACCTTTTCTCCTCATTCTCACATCACTCCACCTCCCTTTTCCATCACCGTGTGCTCGAATCCGTCAAATCTCTCACTCCTCTCAGACGTCCTTCGCTCTTCTTCTATCCCCAACTTTCTTTTCGGTCGTTCCCCACgaccccctcctgccccccctcgTCTCCAGTCAGCCAGTTCATGCGTCAGGAGCTGTGCCCTTCGCCGCCTCGGCTGGAGCGTAGAGGCTCATCAGGCATTCCTCGCGTTGCTccactcagcagcagcagcgtcctcccttcccctctcccccccccgccgcggcTGTGGCTCTTGCTCCCGTCTCCAGGGGTCGTCAGTCTGCCGTCGGGCCCCCCTCTGAAGTGGTGAGCCACGGACACGGAGATTACAGGCTAATCCCTGGTGATTTGGAGATATTTTTAAGAGATGATGTTAGACATGTGAAATAAAGACTCGGCTCCTGAAACGGGGCGGGAGTGGAAATGTTCGGAGGGCACACGCGTGGAGTTGAAGAGACAGTAGCGATGGATTCCtccagttgtttgttttttggagaTCTGTGGAGGTAATGAGAAGATTAAATGACCAACCGGTGAAAGACAAAGCAGATGCATGGCCATCTCGGTGACTCGTGGTATttagggcacacacacacacacacacacacacaactggcaTCTGCAGGGTTTGCGGTTTTGGTCAGCAGAGGGGGTGCGGGGTGGAGTAAAGaccacgagagagagagagaaacagaagggTGTAGCAGAGAGAGCGAAGGCCACTGAGATGCCTTCTCAGCCCGGAGCTATTTCCTGTGGACGAGCTGCTGGGACTATTATCGGTTATTTCAAGGCCTCTGCGGCCACGTTACAGAGGAAATCCCTCCCGTCACTGAAAACGAATGGACAACCACATATTTATTTACTCCTTCCTCAATCCATTGTTTCCATGCAGTGTCATCAACACAAAGGCCCAAGTGGTGGTCGTGTCTATCCGACTTTACTATAATATAAACTATTAAACATTTAAGACAGAGTAAGCAGGCATCATTTTAGTACATACAACATGTTAACATATGGTGTGTTAGCATCCTAACACTGGCTAATTAGTTCAAAACACAATGCACAGCGGTCTTCGGGTGTTTGGGTTCATATGAGAGGGAACTTCGTATTCACCCTCCATGAATGTCTAACAAACATCGTGGCAATCCAACAAATAGTTCTTAAGATATTTCCGTCTGTGCCAAGGCGGTGGACCGGCCTGGTCCACATGTCTGGAAATACCGCTTTACAATGACCTACCCGTGATTGGAATtccttaaatctttttttattattactctatgccaacccttttttttgtgttcctcCACATGGAGACAAATTGTTTAATCGATgtagaaaatttaaaaaaaatcggaGGCATGTAGTGGATTTGCGGTTTGGGAAAGGTCGACCTCTaatcaaaaaggtcaaaaatctGAACTGTGGCAGAAAAAGTTGGATTAGGACAGTAGAGAGAAAACGCTATGAAACATTTCAAAGACACGAGGTCCATCCAGGTTATGGTTTCATCACACAGGTTTAAGGTTTGAAAAGACATGAGAAGAGAGACAGAATGGACTTAAAGTAGTTAATAAGTTAGTGGTGGATAATAAAAAAATtgtaacaattaaaaaaagatgcacTTTTTCTGAACAGCGCTTACTTTGCAAGGTCACTTCACTAGTGTGATCAAACTCAATAATGTTAGTTTCTTCAGGAAAAGGGCAATGAAgataatttgatttaaaaacgtCGCTTCGCCCTCGACAGTCGAAGCACTTCTCTTGCACCAAATTCTCAAACTGCTTTTCAGGAAGCTTGCTTCTCCGTCGCTTTTAACAGTTCAACATCTCCACGGATATAAATAGCTCGCTGATGTAGAGGCCAGCGGaagttatatatacatatcattCACAAGGAAGGGATATTATGAGTCGTATCAAGCGGCAGTTTGCCGATAATATAAGGAGTTAAAGTGCAGTTAGTCACACTGTTAAGCCACAACTTCGTACAAAGAGATAAATAATATGAACCTTTATCTGATAACTTTATTAtcaagttaaaaaaagacaatgaattACAATATTTACAGAATATCCAGAGATAAATGGAATAAAATTGTAAACAATCATTCTAGGCAACATCACAACCCACCATCAGGTAATCAGATTTATATGGGAGGAAAGGCAAGAAGGAGAGATTCTAGTGTCAAACTATGGAGGCAACAGTCTGAAAAGAGAACTTCATCAGAAACAAACTAAACATATATACAAGTATCCAGTGTGTTGTCAGCAGGGGCTTCACTTTGGGTAAACTGGGAATATTACAGTCCAGCGACTGAACACAGTGTGGGATTCATAGTCCTTTTCTATTAAACCGATCACAGAACAACAATTTTGGGTCGACAGCTTCGTTACCCAGATTGTCCCAATCCGTCGTTGTGGCTTCCACTGGGCAACGAGCTGCCTTAACAAAGCTTATTTCTACAACAACAGTTTTACTCTTCAAAAAGCTACACGCTGGtcctgaaaaacagaaaaaaacaaaaaaagggcttCAAGATTCAGCACCAactcaacagtttttttttgttttttttcttttcttccaggTATTACAAGGACTGAGGAGCATTAGTGGGGCTGCTACATTCCCACCTCCTGCTGTTTGGGTAGACTACATGTAAGGGAAGGCCTATTTGGAGCAAGTCAGCTGACGTCCTTACTGGTCGTGGATAGGAGATACTGGTGTGGACATGAGTCAGCTACATCTCGGAagggtctgcgggtcaactggCCGATCCAGGAAAAGGATCAAGTAGTTCGGCCAAATGCCCCTAAAAAGGATTGAcatgttttccttcttcacaataaaagcccagtCCATTCATTCAGAGATAAATGCATACTTTTCCTTCATGTGTTTAAATATTGTACAACCACACTTCCGATGTGCTTCTTCCCAATACAGTACagaaaaggaaatatttctcaTTATAACCGGATATTGAACAACAGTGTAATAATATTGGGACTGGGGATTCAAAAAGCCCCTAAGGGTTAGCTATCGTCTTCAGATtggtcttttcttcttctgaaaaactaaaacaaaaacacctaaaagaaaaaagggtgaAAGTATCCTTTCCGAAACACCACGCTTAAAACACTGAACAAGTAGTTTTGCTTTCTATACATGGCTGCAAACGTGGTTCACCTGCGTTGCAAACCCAAATTTCTGATTTCTGTCAAAGGTTTAATAATGAAGATAAACACAGCAGTCTTGGTAAATATTTTGGTACTATAGGTTTAAAAATTGTCTATCAGCCATATTATTTCAGATTGTTTCATGTTGCTTATTGGAATTGGGCTTGCATTTGACTTAATTGCTATTTATTATCTTATAAGGCTTCAGGGTATTCAAGCGACTTTCAACAAATACAATCTCTGCCGTTTGTCAGTATCCACAATAACATGACGACTTTATCTAAAAAGAAGCACACATATCCAGGCTACGACAGTGGTGCCGATACGGAATTTAAAAGGACTTTTTAGGATTTGGTGGAAACCAAtgattttaaaaggttttctgtGTCGGTTACACTTGTCTTTTCAGTGCATTCCATTACTAAAAAAGCGGCACCACGGATCGTAGAAAAGCACATCTGTGCTGTGGCGAAGGGACGCCTCCGAGCCAAGATTTGAGTTTCATGCTTAATGTCAGCCTGTCAGTTGTGCGCAGTTCAAACATCTGGATTTGGGTGGTGTGTAGGGGCCTGGATGGAGTTGAGGTAATCATCACCAGGGCTGACTGTGAAAGACTGAGACATCTGTCAATCGAGCAA comes from the Gasterosteus aculeatus chromosome 14, fGasAcu3.hap1.1, whole genome shotgun sequence genome and includes:
- the rad23b gene encoding UV excision repair protein RAD23 homolog B; this encodes MQITLKTLQQQTFKIDIDEEETVKTLKEKIEQEKGKDNFSVAGLKLIYAGKVLSDDTALKEYKINEKNFVVVMVTKAKTASAAPQPPPAAPAPSTAAAAPPASSSSSVSTSERASADDKPEERRAPTAEPASAAVGSSEVSTNTNLIDEAVSNLVTGSSYDAMVNEMMLMGYEREQVVAALRASFNNPDRAVEYLLSGIPGRDVGLAAGPEAVVPPVSVQSAPIGGISLPANIGSSPSAGGGNPLSFLRNQPQFHVMRQLIQQNAALLPALLQEIGRENPELLQEISSHQEQFIQMLNEPNPEAVPAGGGGGGGVGGVGGVVAGDTPGGSHMSYIQVTPQEKEAIERLKALGFPEGLVIQAYFACEKNENLAANFLLQQNFDDD